One Aciduliprofundum boonei T469 genomic region harbors:
- a CDS encoding respiratory chain complex I subunit 1 family protein — MIPEIVAGLVQVLTVLALSPLMVGILKKWEAKFESRKGISIFQPYYDLAKSFKKEIVVPEDAGSLFILAPMLSFTAYLILPWVVPIVFGSPSWFAPLVDFLGGAFLFGFASFFSVIGTEKTGSYYTGIGATRGVTFGAFAEPVLITVFFGVALITGTNNPFLTNETLRNNLSWMLSPTHILLITAFFLLLLFDTGKLPIESHGMGELGMIGQGMGLEYSGPLYALKSWGSYMKQFILFSVFINVFAMPWFIPLQVNALTILYGIALLFVKMLVVIFAIVLVEISVAKIRLFKIIDYLTFSYLTALLAVISFFLVGGVPQ; from the coding sequence ATGATCCCTGAGATAGTAGCAGGTTTAGTGCAGGTATTGACCGTGTTAGCCCTTTCGCCGTTAATGGTAGGTATATTGAAGAAATGGGAAGCTAAATTTGAATCCAGAAAGGGTATATCCATTTTCCAGCCGTACTACGACCTTGCCAAGTCCTTCAAGAAGGAGATAGTTGTGCCAGAAGATGCGGGTTCTCTTTTTATCTTGGCGCCCATGCTCTCATTCACCGCATACCTGATTCTACCATGGGTTGTGCCCATAGTGTTCGGCTCTCCCTCGTGGTTCGCACCGCTGGTGGATTTCCTTGGCGGGGCGTTCTTATTTGGATTCGCATCTTTCTTCTCTGTGATTGGAACTGAAAAAACTGGCTCGTATTACACGGGCATAGGTGCCACAAGAGGAGTTACATTCGGCGCCTTCGCCGAACCTGTCCTTATCACCGTTTTCTTTGGAGTCGCACTAATCACGGGAACGAACAATCCTTTCCTGACAAATGAAACGTTGAGGAATAATCTATCGTGGATGCTCTCCCCCACGCATATTCTTCTCATTACTGCGTTCTTCCTTCTTCTTCTCTTCGATACCGGAAAATTGCCCATAGAGAGTCACGGAATGGGAGAATTGGGAATGATCGGGCAGGGAATGGGTTTGGAATATTCTGGGCCGCTATACGCGTTAAAATCGTGGGGCTCATACATGAAGCAGTTCATCCTCTTCTCCGTGTTCATAAATGTATTTGCAATGCCGTGGTTCATACCCCTTCAGGTTAATGCTCTTACTATCCTGTACGGTATTGCTTTGCTCTTTGTGAAAATGCTCGTTGTGATATTTGCCATCGTTTTGGTGGAAATTTCCGTGGCGAAGATTCGCCTGTTCAAAATTATTGATTATCTCACCTTCTCGTACCTCACCGCGCTCTTAGCTGTGATATCTTTCTTCCTGGTGGGAGGTGTGCCCCAATGA